DNA sequence from the Arthrobacter crystallopoietes genome:
CATGGGGGAACCGTGGACGGGATCTACAACTAGCGGCCGCTTGGGGGCCGGACCCTTGCGGGGCATATTACTTCTTCTCCATCTTCGCGCCGTAGCGGCTACGAGCCTGCTTGCGGTTCTTCACGCCCTGGGTATCGAGTGCACCACGGACGATCTTGTAACGGACACCCGGAAGGTCCTTAACACGGCCGCCGCGAACAAGCACGATGGAGTGTTCCTGCAGGTTGTGGCCTACACCGGGGATGTATGCGGTAACTTCGATGCCACCGTTGAGGCGGACACGGGCTACCTTACGAAGAGCGGAGTTCGGCTTCTTCGGGGTGGTGGTGTAAACGCGGGTGCAGACGCCGCGCTTCATGGGGCTGCCCTTAAGCGCGGGCGCCTTGGTCTTATTGACCTTGGGTGAGCGGCCCTTGCGGACCAGCTGGTTAATCGTAGGCACTTACGTGATCTCCGTTTATCTAGGCTTTGCCCCGCCACTTTTGCGAGGCCAGGCACTTTCCAGTCGTCTCCACGCCTACTGCGGATTGAAACGACCGTAGGCATGCAAAGGTGTGGCATTCACCGCGCAAGAACCCCGCGGACCGGAAACAGGCTCCATCCCAAATTCCCAACCTGCGGAAACTTCGGAACGGCCTTCATCCACTGCCACACAAAACAATCGGGTAATAGTCTATCAGAGATTAACGAAGCATCTGACAGCAGGCTCACTGCGCCTCTTCCATGGCCGCGAGCATCTCTTCCTCGAGCCGCGGCGCCAGCGTCTTCATGTAGGTCCTGGTGATGTGGTTCTTGTCCGCGTAGAGCAGCACGTTGCCGATCACGGCCGGGCAGGAATCCTCCCCGCAGAAGGCGTCCGAGAGGTCCAGCACCCGCGCCCGGGGCGCCAGTTCCGCGGCTTCGCGCGTGAGGTCCTGGCCGTCGAACCCTTCGCTGCGCGGCTGGTTGCACTCCTGCGGTTCCTCGTAGGATTGCGCGACACAGTCCGGGGCGATGGCCCCTTCGCGCGGCCGCGGCGTGTCCATCAGGGGAAAAACGTCGATTCCGGCGTCGGCCAGCGCGTTCCAGTTCTCGGCAAAGCCGGCAGCTCCCGGGCGGTGTCCGGTGCCGGAATCCACGAAGTTCACGTTGGCGTAGTAGGAAGTGACGACGGCGTCCACGTCTCCCCTGTCGATGATCCGGTCCAGGGTTTCGCGGTTCGGCTCGGTGCACTGCAGGTCGTCGTCCCGTTCGGCCACCCGCATTTCCGTGGTGAAGGGGCACGAGTTGTGCAGGTACGTCACCAGCCGCCAGTCCTGTTTTTCGGCAACCGGCTCCAGCGCGGCAAACCATTGCGCGGCGTGCGAGTCTCCCACCAGTGCCACGGTCTTCTCCGCATCCTCGTCCCCGAATTCGCATTCCTTCGTGTCCGGATCCGAAGCCAGCGAGGCACAGTCGCCGACGTCGAAATTATCTTCCTTCGCCAGACTGGGGTCCGGCACGATTACATCGGAATCAGCGGCGAACGCGCGGTCCGCGGCGGGTGACATTGCCTCTGCTCCGAAGTCCTCCGGAGGTGCGGCCAGCAGCGCCGATGTCTGGACTGCGCGTTCCGCCAGGATCCGCTCCTGCTGGTTGCCCGGAACGAAGGCCAGCGTGCCCACCAGCGCGGTGGCGGCGGCTCCGGCGGCCAGCGGGCGCCAGGCCTGGGAATTGAGCCAGCCGAACCGCCGCACCGGGGTTTCCACATAGTAGTAGCTCAGCGCGGCGAGGCCGAAGGACGCCGCCAGGAGCGCCAGGCTGGCCACTGGCCGGGCTCGCTGCCGGCCACCGTCTTGTAGAAGACGATCAGCGGCCAGTGCCACAGGTACAGGGAGTAGGAGATGTTGCCGGTCCACTGCACGGGTTTCAGGTCAACCAGCCGGTGCAGCGAAAGCTCTCCGCCGGTGCGGCCGGCGGCAATGATCGCCATGGTGCCCAGGACCGGGAGCAGTGCGGCGGTGCCGGGGAAGGGCGTCGAACCATCCAGCAGGAAAGCCGCGGCCAGGATCGCGGCCAGGCCTGCGGCCGCCAGGATGCTGCGCAGGTGGGGCAGGCGGTCCGTGTAGGTCAGGGTGAGTGCCAGCAGTCCGCCAAGCCCGAGTTCCCAGATCCGGGTTGGCGTAATGAAGTACGCAGCCGGGCTGCCGCTGGCGGTGTACCAGATACCGAAAACCAGCGAGGCCGCGGTGACCAGCGCGAAGAGCAGGCCCGCGCAGCGGGTGACCGAGTAACTTGCACGGCGCAGCTGCCCGCCGGCCTGCAGCCGCGCGTTGGACCTGCGGACCAGGTAGGCCGCCAGCAGGACCAGGAGCGGCCAGAACACATAGAACTGCTCCTCCACAGCAAGCGACCAGAAGTGCTGAAGGGCGGTGGCAGACTCCGTGGCGGCCAAGTAGTCCACCGAATTGGAGGCCAGCGCCCAGTTCTGCACGTAGAACGTGGAGGCCAGCGCCTGGATGCCGATCTGCGGCCACTGCGTCATCGGAGCGATCATCAGCGTGACCACCAGGACAACGACGACGGTGAGCAGCGCTGCGGGCAGGATGCGCCGGATGCGTGCGGCCCAGAAGTGGCGCAGCGATATGGTGCCGGTTTTGGCCACCTCGCGCAGCATGTGCCCGGTGATCAGGAAGCCGGAAATGACGAAGAAAACGTCGACGCCGACAAACCCGCCGGGCAGCCAGCCCGGCTGAAGGTGGTAGACCACCACCATCAGGACTGCCAACGCCCGCAAGGCCTGGATTTCGGGCAG
Encoded proteins:
- a CDS encoding SGNH hydrolase domain-containing protein, which encodes MASLALLAASFGLAALSYYYVETPVRRFGWLNSQAWRPLAAGAAATALVGTLAFVPGNQQERILAERAVQTSALLAAPPEDFGAEAMSPAADRAFAADSDVIVPDPSLAKEDNFDVGDCASLASDPDTKECEFGDEDAEKTVALVGDSHAAQWFAALEPVAEKQDWRLVTYLHNSCPFTTEMRVAERDDDLQCTEPNRETLDRIIDRGDVDAVVTSYYANVNFVDSGTGHRPGAAGFAENWNALADAGIDVFPLMDTPRPREGAIAPDCVAQSYEEPQECNQPRSEGFDGQDLTREAAELAPRARVLDLSDAFCGEDSCPAVIGNVLLYADKNHITRTYMKTLAPRLEEEMLAAMEEAQ
- a CDS encoding acyltransferase family protein; the protein is MTDLAAMETKQAEGKVRKFLPEIQALRALAVLMVVVYHLQPGWLPGGFVGVDVFFVISGFLITGHMLREVAKTGTISLRHFWAARIRRILPAALLTVVVVLVVTLMIAPMTQWPQIGIQALASTFYVQNWALASNSVDYLAATESATALQHFWSLAVEEQFYVFWPLLVLLAAYLVRRSNARLQAGGQLRRASYSVTRCAGLLFALVTAASLVFGIWYTASGSPAAYFITPTRIWELGLGGLLALTLTYTDRLPHLRSILAAAGLAAILAAAFLLDGSTPFPGTAALLPVLGTMAIIAAGRTGGELSLHRLVDLKPVQWTGNISYSLYLWHWPLIVFYKTVAGSEPGQWPAWRSWRRPSASPR
- the rpsL gene encoding 30S ribosomal protein S12 — translated: MPTINQLVRKGRSPKVNKTKAPALKGSPMKRGVCTRVYTTTPKKPNSALRKVARVRLNGGIEVTAYIPGVGHNLQEHSIVLVRGGRVKDLPGVRYKIVRGALDTQGVKNRKQARSRYGAKMEKK